A genomic window from Chloroflexota bacterium includes:
- a CDS encoding RHS repeat-associated core domain-containing protein, whose translation MRTKARPDRSDLTGINYNARFYSPRIMRFTQPDTIIPDLSNPQSLNRYSYTYNNPVKYTDPTGHIGMLRTNPVIIGAGHTTLEGNTGRPPVGIKGSADYYHRAYNAAMVVVQDLKKRKPKTTVEVAAQIVETTADIYGDYDMMMPTLNDLFIGTTTVGKWAPLHANRHVAPTYSYFTDTGFHTDFRDKGNQIYHSWAYVAAMTEESDFEMAFVFATGANVVHEYAQSTVGTVFQSTSVDLTTGTSWKDHVLSEAAMGIGVCISIECVSPDDLGNLIRNVFGIRGVGSNGRYEDLLIRHGPLAGEPFPFSRP comes from the coding sequence TTGCGTACAAAGGCCAGACCTGACAGGTCTGACCTTACCGGGATAAACTATAATGCGCGGTTTTACTCACCTCGTATAATGCGATTCACACAGCCGGATACGATTATTCCTGACTTATCTAATCCTCAGAGCCTCAATCGGTATAGCTACACATATAACAACCCGGTGAAGTATACCGACCCAACAGGGCATATAGGGATGCTTCGTACAAACCCAGTAATTATTGGAGCAGGTCATACTACATTAGAAGGAAATACGGGAAGGCCTCCAGTTGGGATTAAAGGATCTGCAGATTATTATCACAGAGCATATAATGCAGCAATGGTAGTAGTCCAGGATCTTAAAAAGAGAAAGCCAAAAACAACCGTGGAGGTAGCTGCACAAATAGTCGAAACCACCGCAGATATATATGGTGATTATGATATGATGATGCCAACGCTTAATGATTTGTTTATTGGTACAACAACGGTTGGTAAGTGGGCACCACTACACGCAAATAGGCATGTAGCTCCAACATATTCATACTTCACCGATACAGGTTTTCATACTGACTTTCGAGATAAGGGTAACCAAATTTACCATTCATGGGCTTATGTGGCAGCAATGACAGAAGAAAGTGATTTTGAAATGGCTTTTGTATTCGCCACAGGGGCAAATGTAGTACATGAGTATGCTCAAAGCACTGTAGGCACGGTATTCCAGTCAACTTCTGTGGATTTAACCACTGGCACCAGTTGGAAAGATCATGTTCTCTCGGAAGCTGCTATGGGGATTGGCGTTTGTATTTCAATTGAGTGCGTTTCTCCCGATGATCTTGGTAATTTAATTAGAAATGTATTTGGTATACGTGGTGTTGGAAGCAATGGCCGTTACGAAGATTTATTAATAAGACATGGCCCACTTGCTGGTGAACCGTTCCCTTTTTCGAGACCATAA
- the msrP gene encoding protein-methionine-sulfoxide reductase catalytic subunit MsrP, whose translation MQKIPSSEITPEHVYLSRRDFLKSMGIVSASAAILAACGIAPAETAEASAAPASDAQPTVPPSSTTDELGAPLNSFEDITHYNNYYEFTTDKERVADLAMGYPTSPWEVTVGGLVDNPKTFSLDDLHKFEIEERIYRLRCVEAWSMVIPWMGFPLSKLLAEVEPKAEAKYVRFETIYDPEGMPGFKANPWYQWPYIEGLRLDEAMHDLTILSTGLYGKDLLPQSGAPIRLVVPWKYGFKSIKSIVKIDLVTEMPTSLWMAAASNEYGFYANVNPTVDHPRWSQASERRIGNFGRSETLMFNGYEAEVAHLYAGMDLKANF comes from the coding sequence ATGCAAAAAATCCCATCATCTGAAATTACACCCGAACACGTTTACCTTTCGCGCCGCGACTTCCTCAAGAGCATGGGGATTGTCAGCGCCAGCGCGGCAATATTAGCAGCTTGCGGCATTGCTCCCGCAGAAACCGCCGAAGCATCCGCGGCGCCTGCCAGCGATGCGCAGCCCACGGTTCCGCCATCATCGACTACAGACGAGTTGGGCGCCCCGCTCAATTCGTTTGAAGATATTACCCACTACAACAACTACTACGAGTTCACTACCGACAAAGAACGCGTCGCAGACCTGGCCATGGGCTATCCAACATCTCCCTGGGAAGTGACAGTGGGCGGATTGGTGGATAACCCCAAAACCTTCTCGCTGGATGATTTACACAAATTCGAGATCGAAGAACGCATCTACCGTCTGCGTTGCGTGGAGGCCTGGTCGATGGTCATCCCCTGGATGGGTTTCCCGCTGAGCAAATTACTCGCCGAAGTCGAACCCAAAGCCGAGGCCAAATACGTGCGCTTCGAGACGATCTACGACCCCGAAGGCATGCCCGGCTTCAAGGCGAATCCCTGGTATCAGTGGCCCTACATTGAAGGCCTACGCCTGGATGAGGCGATGCACGATTTGACCATTCTCTCTACCGGTCTCTACGGCAAAGACCTGCTGCCCCAAAGCGGCGCGCCTATACGTCTGGTGGTACCATGGAAATATGGTTTCAAGAGCATTAAATCCATTGTCAAGATTGATCTAGTCACCGAGATGCCCACCTCCCTGTGGATGGCTGCTGCCTCCAACGAATATGGTTTCTATGCTAACGTCAACCCCACAGTAGACCACCCACGCTGGTCGCAAGCCTCTGAGCGACGCATCGGAAATTTTGGCCGCAGCGAAACGCTGATGTTCAACGGTTACGAAGCCGAAGTTGCCCATCTCTATGCCGGAATGGATTTAAAGGCTAATTTTTGA
- a CDS encoding sulfoxide reductase heme-binding subunit YedZ codes for MKKKILNLQLATHVSALIPFAWMLWDFFTHNYGPDPIREFTLRTGKTALVLLLLSLACTPVNTVFKYRPVLKLRRPLGLYSFMYASIHFAIFIGVDYFFNFALIQDALLEKRYAVVGLTTGLILLSLAITSTQGWQRRLKKNWKKLHKLAYAAGIFAVIHYIWLVKQGVTQPWYFAAALLLLLALRVKPIKKWAGSRLKGV; via the coding sequence ATGAAAAAAAAGATTTTAAACTTACAACTCGCCACCCACGTCAGTGCACTCATTCCATTCGCATGGATGCTATGGGATTTTTTCACCCACAATTACGGTCCCGATCCAATCCGCGAGTTCACCCTGCGTACGGGAAAAACTGCTCTGGTGTTGCTGCTGCTCTCACTGGCCTGCACGCCGGTCAACACCGTGTTCAAATATCGCCCGGTGCTGAAATTGCGCCGCCCGCTGGGGCTTTACAGTTTCATGTACGCCAGCATTCATTTTGCGATCTTTATCGGCGTGGATTATTTCTTCAATTTTGCTTTGATTCAGGATGCTTTGCTTGAAAAGCGCTACGCCGTTGTCGGGCTAACCACGGGGTTGATCCTGCTAAGTTTGGCGATTACTTCCACCCAGGGTTGGCAGCGCCGCCTGAAGAAGAACTGGAAAAAGCTGCATAAATTGGCCTACGCCGCGGGAATTTTTGCCGTCATCCACTATATTTGGCTGGTCAAACAAGGGGTCACACAACCCTGGTATTTCGCCGCGGCGCTGCTTTTGTTGCTGGCGCTTCGGGTTAAACCCATCAAAAAATGGGCAGGATCACGCCTAAAGGGAGTCTGA
- the sucC gene encoding ADP-forming succinate--CoA ligase subunit beta — MKLHEYQSKLIFAEYGVPIPKGRVAATASEAKQIAEELGGRVVVKSQVLVGGRGKAGGIRLAKSPAEAEEIATQILGMEIKGLPVRKVLIDEAADIQHEIYLGITNDRAARRPVMMASSEGGVDIEEVARVTPEKIIRAHIDPLMGLQGYQARDIAAGIDLPRELWRSFGKIAEGLWQAYKQSDATLAEINPLVITNDKRLLAVDGKMVLDDSALFRHPELADKRDLDVEASAEIEARKYGLSFIKLDGDIGCMVNGAGLAMTSMDVIKFFGGEPANFLDIGGGANAEKVAAAFRIILSDPNIKAILINIFGGITRGDEVARGILAAMEEVKPDVPMVVRLVGTNAEEGRKLLADAKMITADTLADAAQKAVAAAKGEAK, encoded by the coding sequence ATGAAACTACACGAGTATCAATCTAAATTAATATTCGCCGAGTACGGCGTACCCATCCCGAAAGGGAGAGTAGCGGCTACCGCAAGTGAGGCAAAACAAATTGCCGAAGAATTGGGTGGCCGCGTTGTTGTTAAATCGCAGGTATTGGTCGGTGGGCGCGGCAAGGCTGGGGGAATTCGCCTGGCGAAAAGCCCAGCAGAAGCCGAAGAAATCGCAACCCAAATTTTAGGCATGGAGATTAAAGGTTTGCCGGTACGCAAGGTGCTGATTGACGAAGCTGCTGATATCCAGCACGAAATTTACCTGGGCATCACCAATGACCGCGCCGCGCGGCGTCCGGTGATGATGGCTTCATCTGAGGGCGGTGTGGATATTGAAGAAGTAGCCCGCGTAACCCCAGAGAAAATCATCCGGGCGCATATTGATCCCTTAATGGGCTTGCAAGGCTATCAGGCCCGCGATATTGCCGCCGGGATTGATTTGCCACGCGAATTATGGCGCAGTTTTGGCAAGATCGCCGAAGGTTTATGGCAAGCTTATAAACAAAGTGATGCCACCCTGGCCGAGATCAACCCCCTGGTGATTACAAACGACAAGAGACTGTTGGCTGTTGACGGCAAAATGGTATTGGATGACAGCGCCTTATTCCGGCATCCGGAACTGGCCGATAAGCGCGATCTGGATGTGGAAGCCTCCGCCGAGATTGAAGCCCGCAAGTATGGTCTTTCGTTCATCAAGCTGGATGGCGATATTGGCTGTATGGTCAATGGGGCCGGGCTGGCAATGACCAGCATGGATGTGATTAAATTCTTCGGCGGCGAACCGGCCAACTTTTTAGATATTGGTGGTGGCGCGAATGCCGAGAAAGTTGCCGCCGCCTTCCGCATTATTCTTTCGGACCCAAATATCAAAGCTATTCTGATTAATATTTTTGGCGGGATCACGCGCGGCGATGAAGTGGCGCGCGGTATACTGGCAGCTATGGAGGAAGTGAAGCCGGATGTGCCAATGGTGGTGCGGCTGGTGGGCACCAACGCCGAAGAGGGGCGCAAATTATTAGCAGATGCCAAAATGATTACGGCAGACACATTGGCTGACGCAGCCCAAAAAGCGGTTGCCGCCGCTAAGGGAGAAGCTAAGTAA
- the sucD gene encoding succinate--CoA ligase subunit alpha, giving the protein MSILVDKNTKLMGQGITGREGLFHAERMFAYGTNLVAGVTPGKGGEWILDGKVPVFDSVKLAKEATDANATIIFVPSRFAADAMFEAADAGVELIITITEGIPVQDMMRVRNYLDQKKVRLVGPNCPGLLTPGEAKVGIIPGDIAIPGDVGVVSRSGTLTYEVLYALKELGMGVSTCVGIGGDPINGTNFIDALRLFEEDPQTKKIVLIGEIGGTDEEKAAEFISKYLTKPVAGFIAGQTAPPGKRMGHAGAIVEGGTGLAADKIKALEAAGVRVAKHPEEIPLLLKD; this is encoded by the coding sequence ATGAGTATCCTGGTTGATAAAAACACAAAATTAATGGGTCAGGGCATTACCGGACGCGAGGGCCTTTTCCACGCCGAGCGCATGTTTGCCTATGGTACTAATCTGGTCGCTGGTGTGACCCCCGGCAAGGGTGGTGAGTGGATTTTAGATGGCAAGGTCCCCGTTTTCGACTCGGTCAAGCTGGCGAAAGAAGCCACGGACGCCAATGCAACCATCATTTTCGTCCCCTCGCGCTTCGCCGCCGACGCCATGTTTGAAGCGGCGGACGCAGGTGTTGAATTGATTATCACCATCACTGAGGGCATTCCGGTGCAAGATATGATGCGCGTGCGCAACTATCTCGATCAGAAAAAAGTGCGCCTGGTTGGGCCAAACTGCCCCGGTTTGCTGACCCCCGGCGAGGCCAAAGTTGGCATCATCCCTGGCGATATTGCCATCCCAGGTGATGTGGGTGTGGTTTCCCGCTCTGGCACGCTCACGTATGAGGTACTTTATGCGTTGAAAGAATTGGGCATGGGCGTGAGTACGTGCGTGGGCATTGGCGGTGATCCCATCAATGGCACCAATTTCATCGACGCGCTGCGCCTCTTCGAGGAAGATCCCCAAACCAAAAAAATTGTCTTGATTGGTGAAATTGGCGGCACCGACGAAGAAAAAGCAGCCGAGTTCATCAGCAAGTATCTAACGAAACCCGTAGCCGGATTCATCGCCGGGCAAACCGCTCCTCCTGGAAAACGTATGGGACACGCAGGCGCGATTGTCGAAGGCGGTACCGGCTTGGCCGCGGATAAAATCAAGGCACTAGAAGCCGCCGGAGTGCGTGTTGCCAAACACCCGGAGGAAATTCCGCTGCTCTTGAAAGATTAA
- the acpP gene encoding acyl carrier protein, which yields MNQEVLEKIKAIIAELLDVDESEIKPESRFREDLEADSLDLVELIMEFEETFGSEISDEDAQSITSVGEAVSYIEQRM from the coding sequence ATGAACCAAGAAGTTCTTGAGAAAATCAAAGCGATTATTGCTGAATTACTGGATGTTGATGAGAGCGAGATCAAACCTGAATCTCGTTTTCGTGAAGATCTCGAAGCCGATTCGCTCGATTTGGTCGAATTGATTATGGAGTTTGAAGAGACTTTTGGCAGCGAAATTTCTGACGAAGATGCCCAGAGCATTACCAGCGTGGGCGAGGCAGTCAGCTATATCGAACAACGCATGTAA
- a CDS encoding type 2 isopentenyl-diphosphate Delta-isomerase, with the protein MPKVTATSSRKADHIRINLEEDVRSSLGTGLERYHFSHQALPELDLEAIDLTQKLFGRVLKAPVLISSMTGGTPEAGELNRTLAAAAQATGIAMGLGSQRAAIEDPALAATFQVRQVAPDILLLANLGAIQLNYGYGVEECQRAVDMIAADALILHLNALQEAVQPEGDTHFSGLLSKIEVVCKKLTVPVIAKEVGWGISAQAARQLANAGIAAIDVAGAGGTSWSQVEMYRAKNPSQKRLAAAFVDWGIPTAESIIQVRQSAPGLPIFASGGIHTGVEIAKSIALGASLGGMAGPFLKAASHSLDQTILTIQEITREIRVTMFATGAANLSTLQNTPLSGYQE; encoded by the coding sequence ATGCCAAAAGTTACGGCGACAAGCTCGCGAAAAGCCGATCATATTCGGATCAACCTCGAAGAAGACGTGCGCTCCAGCCTGGGCACTGGGCTGGAGCGTTATCATTTCTCCCATCAGGCCCTGCCTGAGCTTGATCTGGAAGCAATTGATTTAACACAAAAGTTGTTTGGACGCGTCTTAAAGGCTCCCGTGCTGATTTCATCGATGACTGGTGGCACACCCGAAGCTGGAGAGCTAAACCGCACGTTAGCTGCAGCCGCGCAGGCCACCGGCATTGCTATGGGTTTGGGTTCACAACGCGCCGCAATCGAAGATCCGGCGCTAGCGGCAACCTTCCAGGTTCGTCAGGTGGCGCCCGATATACTGCTGCTGGCAAACCTGGGGGCGATTCAACTCAATTATGGCTATGGCGTTGAAGAGTGTCAACGCGCTGTAGATATGATCGCTGCCGATGCGCTCATCTTGCATCTCAACGCTTTGCAAGAGGCCGTACAACCCGAGGGCGATACACACTTCAGCGGACTGCTCTCTAAAATTGAAGTGGTTTGCAAAAAACTCACTGTGCCGGTGATTGCAAAAGAAGTAGGCTGGGGTATATCGGCACAAGCAGCACGGCAGCTCGCCAATGCTGGAATCGCCGCCATTGACGTAGCCGGAGCCGGTGGTACATCATGGTCACAAGTTGAAATGTACCGCGCAAAAAACCCAAGCCAGAAACGATTGGCAGCCGCCTTTGTCGATTGGGGCATCCCCACCGCTGAGTCCATTATTCAGGTGCGGCAATCCGCCCCAGGCTTGCCCATCTTTGCTTCGGGAGGTATCCATACCGGCGTGGAAATTGCCAAAAGCATCGCTCTGGGCGCGTCCCTGGGGGGCATGGCTGGGCCATTCTTGAAGGCCGCTTCCCACTCGCTCGACCAAACCATCCTGACCATTCAGGAAATCACGCGGGAAATTCGAGTAACCATGTTTGCCACGGGCGCCGCCAACCTTTCAACTCTGCAAAACACTCCCCTTAGCGGGTATCAGGAGTAA
- a CDS encoding polyprenyl synthetase family protein codes for MPLQQLIQTYLPAIENELQLAVARSHAPHYAELLKMMRYHMGWEGEGAGSKATGKRVRPLLVLLTAAAAGGNWKNTLPAAAAVELVHNFSLVHDDIEDNSPLRRGRPTVWKIWGLSQGINTGDTLFTLAHLEMLELRRSVSTKIVLDAASLLQQTCLHLTQGQFLDISYENRNDLVLSDYWPMVSGKTAALLEACTELGAIVAESDAATRNSYRLFGRDLGLAFQALDDYLGIWGDVSETGKSAASDLLEGKKSLPVLFGLQQNGAFAARWRQGPISPEEVPTLAAQLATEGGQAYTQQQAERLTQQALDALEAANPLGDAGEALVELANILLKREV; via the coding sequence ATGCCGCTTCAGCAGTTGATCCAAACCTACCTGCCTGCTATCGAAAACGAACTTCAGTTGGCGGTGGCGCGATCGCACGCCCCGCATTATGCTGAACTCCTCAAGATGATGCGCTACCACATGGGTTGGGAAGGCGAGGGCGCTGGCTCAAAAGCAACTGGCAAACGGGTGCGCCCACTGCTGGTATTGTTAACCGCCGCGGCCGCTGGCGGCAACTGGAAAAACACACTTCCCGCCGCCGCAGCAGTAGAATTGGTACATAATTTCTCGCTCGTCCATGACGATATTGAGGATAACAGCCCTCTGCGCCGCGGCCGCCCTACGGTGTGGAAAATTTGGGGTCTTTCGCAGGGCATCAACACGGGCGATACACTCTTCACGCTTGCTCATCTGGAAATGCTCGAACTGCGCCGCTCAGTTTCTACCAAAATTGTACTGGATGCCGCCAGCCTGCTTCAGCAAACCTGCCTGCATCTCACCCAGGGGCAATTTCTGGATATTTCTTATGAGAATCGGAACGATCTTGTTCTGAGTGATTATTGGCCGATGGTCAGCGGGAAAACTGCTGCGCTACTGGAGGCCTGCACCGAATTGGGGGCAATTGTAGCCGAGAGTGATGCGGCAACCCGAAATTCATACCGGCTTTTCGGACGCGACCTCGGGTTGGCTTTTCAGGCCCTTGACGATTATCTGGGCATTTGGGGGGATGTCAGCGAAACCGGAAAATCAGCAGCCAGCGATCTGCTGGAGGGTAAAAAATCGTTACCCGTACTCTTCGGCTTGCAACAAAATGGGGCATTCGCAGCCCGTTGGCGACAGGGTCCAATCAGTCCTGAGGAGGTCCCCACGCTTGCTGCACAACTCGCCACAGAAGGCGGACAAGCCTATACACAACAACAAGCTGAACGACTCACGCAACAAGCACTCGACGCGCTAGAAGCTGCCAATCCTCTGGGAGATGCCGGAGAAGCGTTGGTGGAGCTAGCAAATATTTTGTTGAAACGCGAAGTGTAA
- the hemW gene encoding radical SAM family heme chaperone HemW, whose product MQPHSIYLHIPFCQHRCSYCDFNTYAGLENLISAYAQALQHEIKYVAATLDAKLPVHTIFFGGGTPSLLPAEYLANILKTLRTSFNVFPDAEISLEANPGTLSAAYLTELRNLGINRLSLGMQSAHPDELKFLERIHDYMDVVDAVTWARQAGFDNLSLDLIFGLPEQQTQTWVDSLQRALALAPEHFSLYALTLEHGTPLGSWAARGLIPEPDPDRAADMYELATEMLAQAGYAQYEISNWARENHECRHNVQYWRNQPYLGLGAGAHGFVNGMRTVNVLSPKSYIQRLSTFNLQSSAQFPRTPATIEANPIDRETEMRETMMMGLRLTREGVSDARFQARFGLSLQQQFTEEIQQLMEWELLCWENDTLSLTRRGRLLGNQVFIQFV is encoded by the coding sequence ATGCAGCCTCACAGCATTTATCTCCATATCCCCTTTTGCCAGCATCGTTGTAGTTACTGCGACTTCAATACCTATGCCGGTTTAGAGAATCTAATTTCAGCTTATGCCCAGGCGCTGCAACACGAAATTAAATATGTGGCTGCAACCCTGGATGCAAAATTGCCTGTACATACGATCTTTTTTGGTGGCGGCACCCCCTCGCTGCTGCCTGCTGAATACCTGGCGAATATATTAAAAACGCTGCGCACATCCTTTAATGTATTTCCCGATGCAGAGATCAGTCTGGAGGCCAATCCTGGCACACTCTCGGCGGCTTATCTGACTGAATTACGCAATTTGGGCATCAATCGCCTCAGCCTGGGGATGCAGTCCGCGCACCCCGATGAATTGAAATTCCTTGAGCGTATTCATGATTATATGGATGTGGTTGATGCCGTAACCTGGGCGCGTCAGGCCGGATTTGACAACCTGAGTCTGGATTTGATATTTGGGTTGCCGGAGCAGCAGACTCAGACCTGGGTGGATAGCCTCCAACGGGCCTTGGCGCTTGCTCCGGAGCATTTCTCGCTCTACGCGCTGACGCTGGAGCATGGCACCCCACTGGGGAGTTGGGCGGCCCGCGGCCTGATCCCCGAACCCGATCCCGACCGGGCTGCCGATATGTATGAACTCGCCACCGAAATGCTCGCTCAAGCCGGATACGCACAATACGAAATTTCCAACTGGGCGCGAGAAAATCATGAGTGTCGCCATAACGTGCAATACTGGCGTAACCAGCCCTACCTGGGCCTTGGGGCCGGGGCGCACGGCTTTGTCAATGGTATGCGTACTGTTAATGTCTTATCCCCCAAGTCCTATATTCAGCGCCTTTCCACCTTCAACCTTCAATCATCAGCCCAATTTCCTCGCACCCCCGCCACCATCGAGGCCAACCCCATAGATCGCGAGACTGAAATGCGCGAGACCATGATGATGGGCCTGCGCCTGACGCGTGAAGGCGTCTCGGATGCCCGCTTTCAGGCGCGCTTCGGCCTGTCCCTACAACAGCAATTTACCGAAGAGATTCAACAGCTTATGGAGTGGGAACTACTCTGTTGGGAAAATGATACCTTAAGCCTGACCAGGCGCGGGCGTTTACTGGGCAATCAGGTTTTTATACAGTTTGTGTAG
- a CDS encoding LysM peptidoglycan-binding domain-containing protein has protein sequence MSTDNSATSTKLCPTCGTRLSEDAARCLVCGSSLTGNGESEEKQSQALRGSRMPEITLSLPAVIGLLAVFLAIGAVMVFFALQSTGRVVEPTATPTLTLTITPSLTPTPQTPTLTPTPLPSPTPFTYTVQSGDTCGGIAAAFDISVQSIVRTNNLPADCATLFDGQELLIPYPTPTVTPFPTATLSGLDATIAACEKVVYTVAENDTLSSISTNYAVPMDAIKEFNGMVNNTVYSGLSLIIPLCERAATPGPTPTPTAPPPYPAPNLLLPPDGTHFTLEDDIVTLQWAAVGTLRDNETYAITVEDVTEGQGRKLIAYVTDTKFIVPASFRANANEPHVYRWSVMPVRQIGTDDNGAPIWDTAGASSQTRVFTWTGEAGAAVTPTP, from the coding sequence ATGAGCACTGACAACTCTGCAACTTCCACAAAACTTTGCCCAACCTGCGGTACGCGTCTCAGCGAAGATGCCGCCCGATGTCTGGTATGCGGCAGTTCATTAACGGGCAATGGCGAAAGCGAAGAAAAGCAATCACAGGCTTTGCGCGGCAGCCGAATGCCTGAAATTACATTAAGCCTGCCTGCAGTGATCGGTTTACTGGCAGTGTTTCTGGCAATTGGCGCGGTGATGGTATTTTTTGCACTGCAAAGCACCGGACGCGTGGTAGAACCCACAGCAACGCCTACGCTGACATTGACCATTACGCCATCGCTGACCCCCACGCCGCAAACTCCTACACTCACACCCACGCCACTGCCCTCGCCAACACCTTTTACCTACACGGTACAATCAGGCGATACCTGCGGTGGTATCGCAGCCGCTTTTGATATTTCGGTGCAGAGCATTGTGCGCACCAACAACCTGCCAGCCGATTGCGCCACGCTCTTCGATGGACAAGAGTTGCTGATTCCGTATCCTACACCGACGGTGACTCCTTTCCCCACGGCCACGCTCAGTGGTCTGGATGCTACAATTGCCGCCTGCGAGAAAGTTGTCTATACCGTGGCAGAGAACGACACCTTAAGCAGCATTTCAACCAATTATGCTGTACCGATGGATGCCATCAAGGAATTTAACGGAATGGTCAATAACACGGTCTATTCCGGCTTGAGTTTGATCATCCCTTTGTGTGAGCGGGCAGCCACCCCCGGGCCAACGCCTACACCCACAGCGCCGCCCCCTTATCCCGCCCCGAACCTATTACTGCCCCCCGATGGGACACACTTCACTCTCGAAGATGATATTGTCACCCTACAATGGGCCGCGGTAGGCACGTTGCGCGATAACGAAACCTATGCCATCACGGTTGAAGATGTCACCGAAGGCCAGGGACGTAAATTGATAGCTTATGTTACGGATACAAAATTTATTGTGCCGGCTTCCTTTAGAGCGAATGCCAACGAACCGCATGTTTATCGCTGGTCGGTGATGCCGGTACGCCAAATTGGCACCGACGATAATGGCGCACCCATTTGGGATACCGCGGGAGCCAGCAGCCAGACCCGGGTCTTCACCTGGACGGGTGAAGCAGGTGCGGCGGTAACACCAACACCATAA
- a CDS encoding citrate (Si)-synthase codes for MILKEKIAAQLPEWRARVRKLVGENGDVVVDQVTVKQIYGGMRSAKVLVTDISYVDPNEGIRFRGYTIPELLKLLPKAEGSKFPLAGSLFYLLLVGEIPSFAEAMEVENAWKARGVIPPFVFETLRAMPEDTHPMTMFSQAIVSLQHESVFARRYQEGMQREDYWEAALADALNLTAKLPAIAAYIYNIKYGNGGFVSPDPDLDWAANFAHMIGFDSPDYKELSRLYFFLHSDHESGNVSAHTTHLVGSSLADVYYACAAGINGLAGPLHGLANQESLRWVLNLREEFGRNPSKEELEKFTWDTLNSGQVIPGYGHAVLRLPDPRYTAQLEFGREYMPHDEIFQLIEELYNVVPKVLQELGKVKNPWPNVDAISGTLQYHYGMREFDFYTVLFGISRILGVTANLVWARALGQPLERPKSLTTKMLEDIVVKAK; via the coding sequence ATGATTTTAAAAGAGAAGATCGCCGCTCAACTTCCCGAATGGCGTGCGCGTGTTCGCAAACTGGTTGGTGAGAATGGGGACGTGGTTGTGGATCAGGTCACTGTGAAGCAAATCTACGGTGGCATGCGCAGCGCCAAAGTTCTTGTGACGGATATTTCTTACGTGGACCCCAATGAGGGTATCCGTTTTCGAGGCTATACTATTCCCGAACTGTTGAAACTACTTCCCAAGGCTGAAGGCTCAAAGTTCCCCCTGGCCGGAAGTTTGTTCTATCTATTATTAGTTGGCGAAATTCCAAGTTTCGCAGAAGCGATGGAAGTTGAGAACGCCTGGAAAGCGCGCGGCGTAATTCCACCCTTCGTTTTCGAAACCTTGCGGGCCATGCCGGAAGATACCCATCCCATGACCATGTTCTCACAGGCGATTGTGTCTTTGCAGCATGAGTCGGTTTTCGCTCGCCGCTATCAAGAAGGGATGCAGCGCGAAGATTATTGGGAAGCTGCCCTGGCTGATGCCCTCAACCTGACAGCAAAACTCCCCGCGATTGCGGCGTATATTTACAATATCAAATATGGCAATGGCGGTTTTGTCTCCCCTGACCCCGATCTGGATTGGGCAGCCAATTTTGCCCACATGATTGGCTTTGACAGCCCGGATTATAAGGAACTCTCGCGTTTGTATTTCTTCCTGCACTCCGATCACGAGAGCGGCAATGTCAGCGCCCATACCACCCACTTAGTGGGTTCATCGCTCGCCGATGTGTACTACGCCTGTGCTGCAGGTATCAACGGTTTGGCTGGCCCTTTGCATGGCTTGGCGAATCAGGAAAGCTTGCGCTGGGTGTTGAATCTTCGTGAGGAATTTGGCCGCAACCCCAGCAAGGAAGAGCTTGAAAAATTCACCTGGGATACCCTGAACTCGGGGCAAGTGATTCCGGGTTATGGTCACGCGGTTTTGCGCCTGCCCGATCCGCGTTATACAGCCCAGCTTGAATTTGGCCGCGAATATATGCCCCATGACGAGATTTTCCAGCTGATCGAAGAGTTGTACAATGTTGTCCCCAAAGTTTTGCAGGAGCTTGGCAAAGTCAAGAACCCCTGGCCGAATGTGGATGCCATTAGCGGCACGCTGCAATATCACTACGGTATGCGCGAATTTGACTTCTATACCGTTCTCTTTGGCATCAGTCGCATTCTGGGTGTAACCGCCAATTTGGTTTGGGCGCGTGCGCTTGGTCAACCCCTGGAACGTCCTAAATCCCTCACCACGAAAATGCTTGAAGATATCGTTGTCAAGGCGAAGTAA